DNA sequence from the Corynebacterium yudongzhengii genome:
GCAGAGTTAGCCAACTACCGGGATATACGGAAAATGGATCCCGCTGTTCTGCAGGACCCCGAAGCGTTGGATCGGGAGCTGGAGAAAGCTACTGGAGAGCCGGTGAAAACCCCGGCTGAACTGGTTTCTTCTCCGATGGTTGATGACGAGGGGAAGCCGCTCGATCCGCGGGATGCTACCGGTTACGGGGTTCCGATGCGACATAAGCTGTTTGCCTCGTTATGTCGATGATCAATATGACCCGGTGTCAGCCGGTGAACCGTCTACGCAGCCCGGGTACTCAGGTCAATATGATCGTCAACGAGGAGGGCAGGGCCGTGTTGCCGGCGATTCCCCGGGCGGCTTCGGCGGATTTGGTGGCTGAAATCTTGAACGGGGACGTACGTGTGCATCTGCTGGATAATCGCGGGGTGCACATAATGGTGTCGAAGCCGCAGCGTTTGGTTACTGATGCGCAGGCGCAGGTGTTGATTGCGTTGTGGAACTACCAGTGTGCGATGCCGGGCTGTAATCATTCGCGGTTTATTCAGTTTCATCACATCAAGGCGCATTGTGATGGTGGGAAGACGGCGGTGTGGAACTTGATCCCGGTCTGTTCGGCTTGTCACGCGTTGATTACTTTGGGCATCGTCACAGTGGAGATTGATCACAAGCGGCCTGGCCGGATTAATTTCGAGTTTCCTGCTGGGTTGCGGTTTGCCTCAGATAATCGAAGTTTGCCGATGCGTATTGAAGATGCCTCATTCGTGCCAATCGAGCTTCCGGAAGAAATAGACAGCTTCGATGACGACGCACTACCCGCACTCAGTTAAAACTAAAGCGCTGCTGAGGCGGGAGCCGCTCGTGGCAGCCGCCTTCCATCGCCAACTGCTACGCAACCGCAAACTCCACGTGATCACCGGGAAAGAGCTTCCGGCGATCCCCGTTGACCTCCACGGTCACAGGGTTTTTGGCGTCGTCTTCCACGCGCACCTCGACCCGCTCGTGGGCGGCCTTCACCTGCACCGGGCAACCGCGGTAGTAGATGCGAAAAGCCACGTTGTCGACGGCGTCGGGAAGCGCCGGACGCAGACGCAGCACCCGCCCGCGCACGCTCATGCCGGCGAGGCAGCGCTGCACGTAGTCGACGGTGCCGGCCATCACGCCGGTGTGGATGCCCTCGGCGGTCGAGGAGCCGGCCTCGTTGTCGATGTCCGCCTCGAGTGCCTGCTGGTACAGCGGCCACGCCTCGTTCGGCGAGTAGCCGTTGATCGCCCACGCGTAGACGATCTGGCTGAGCATCGAGCCATCCGAGGTGCGCTCGCGGTAGTAGCTGATCGTGCGCTGGATGGCACCCTCGTCGAGCGAGTATCCCATGTGGTCCAGGATGTCGGCGAGCTCGTCGGGTGCGAAGACGTAGAAGAGCATCGCTACATCGGCCTGCTTCGAGACCTTGTAGTTGTTCGGCGAATCCCCCTCGGCGGCCAGGATCAGATCGAGCCGGCCGATGTTGCCGTACTTCTCGCGGTAGCCTTCCCAGTCGAACTCTTCAAGGTCCTCGTAGCCGTCGAACTGGCTGAGCACGCCGTCGTCGTGGAAGACGAGGCGCAGGTTGCGGGAGACGTCGTCAAGCCGGCGCAGATCCTCGTCGGTGAGGTTCAAATGAGCGCGCAGCACGGCGGCGTCGACGTCGTCGAGGTAGTCGTAGATCTCCAGCGCCTTCGTCATCACCCACGAGGCGAGCACGTTGTTATACGCGTTATCGGTCAGACCCTCACCGGGTGCCGAAGGGTAGCCATCGTGGAACTCATCCGGCCCCATCGTGTGGTGCACCGAGTACCGCCCAGTCGCCGCGTCATACGTGGCCATCGAGGCATACCCGCGCGCGGCGTCGAGGATGAGCTCGGCACCGACATCACGCATGAAAATCCCGTCGTGCGTGAACTGGAAATAGCGCCACACGCTCAGTGCGACCTCGAGGCCCACGTGGCGCTGGTGGTGCGAGTTATCCGGCATCCAGGCGTCCATCCGCGGGTTATACAGCACCGGCGGGGTCTCTTCGCATCCCGACGAGCCCGACTGCCACGGGAAGATCGCCCCACGAAAGCCCAGCTCGGAGGCAAGCGCGCGGGCCATAGGCAGGCGGCGGTGGCGGTAGCGCAGCAGCGCGCGGGTGAGCTCGGGGCGCCGGGAGGTCAGCAGCGGGTAGACGAACTGCTCGTCCCAGAAGATGTGCCCGCGATAGCCCTCGGCGGTCAGCCCGCGGGCGGGCAGGCCGGCGTCCATGCCGGAATCCACCTTCACGATCGACTGCAGAATGTGGAAGGAGTTCACCCGTAGCGCGAGCGCGTCGGTACGCCCCGCGGGCAGCGAGGTGTCATAGACCTGCCAGATCGCCGACCACATGAGCGAGTGCTGACGCTTGAGCGCCGCGAACTCGCCGAGCTGCTCGAGCTCCCAGCACACCTGCAGCTCCGGGGTCGACTGCGCCCGATCACGCGAGGAGAACACCGCGGCGATCTTCTCGATCGACACCGGCTCATGCGGATACACCGCGGCCGTGTAGTCATGGCCATGGAGCTCGCCCTCGGAAAACGGCGTGCCCTCGCCGAGCCCGTCGGTGCGCGCGGCGATGCTGATGGCGATGTCGGACTGGTTGGTGCGGGTGTTCACAAGGGTGGTGTGCTTATCGACGTGCCTACCCTGCGCCCGAGTCAAATGCCGGGTGGTCAGCGCGCGGTCGTCGGCGACATTGCGGTTTTCGACGGCCCCGTTAATCGCCGAGCGCACCGACACCTCGCCCTGCCAGTTCTCCGGGGCGATGACGATCCGCAAAGCGGCGGCGTGTTTGCGGTGGATCGAGGTCATCTGCTCGATGAGGATGCGGGTGCGACGCCCGTTGTCCGCCCGCACGCGCAGAAAGCGCCGCGACAACCCGGCCCGGAGATCGAGCTCGAGGCGGGAGTCGAGGATATTCGCGGTCGTCGGCATGAGCTGGGCGCCCTTATCGTCGAAGACCCGCAGGTAGGTCCAGTCCGGGATGTTGGGCACGTGCTCGGATTCCAGGACCAGGCCCGCGCTGTCGGTGAGATCGCTGTGCACGCGGTTGAACACGCCCGCCAGATACGAGCCGGGGTAGTGGGTGCCGTTGTCGACGGTGCCCGGCAGGTTCGCGCGCGTGCCCCAGTAGCCGTTCGCGGTGGAAAACAGGGTCTCCAGATCGCTGAGCTTGTCGGTGTTCATCCCGTCGATGGCGAACACAGTCGAGCGCGGGGTGTCGTGCTTTTCGGAGAAGCCGAACGCGAAGTCGATCTCCGAGACGTCGGCGAGGACGCGGTCGGCGCCGGCGTCGAAAAGCCCCTGGGCGACATCCGGGTCACCGTCGGAGCGATCGACGCCGATGACCAGCCCGTACTTCGCGGCAAACGCGGCGCGCACCCCGGAGCGGGCGTCTTCGAGCGCGATGCACTGGGCGGCGCGGACATTGAGGCGCTCGGCGGCCAGCAAGAAAGAATCCGGCGCCGGCTTGCCGGTGATCTTCTCGTTGATGATGTCGTGGCCGTCCACGCGGACGTCGAAAAGCTTCTCCAACCCCGCCGCTTGGAGGATGCGCTCGGCGTTGCGGGAGGAGGTGACCAGGGCCGTCGGCAAGCCGGCCTCGCGGGCACGCTTAACCAGATGCACCGCGTCGTCGAAGACCTGCACCCCCGATTCCTCGAGCGCCTTTTCGAAGTAGCCCTGCTTCTGATCGCCCAACGCGGTGATCTCGTCATCGCTGAGCTCCACCCCGCGCGACGCCATGAACGCGTGCACGGCGTCCTCGCGGGTGCGGCCGTCGGCATACGCGAGATAATCGGTGGAGATGTCGAACTTCTCGGCGTCAGGGGCCAACTTCGCGAGCGCATCGTCGAACATCTGCTTCCACGCCTCAGCATGCACGGCGGCGGTATGAGTGATCACACCGTCCATATCGCACACAAGCGCGGCGGGAGTGGGGAGGGTGCTCATGAAGGATCCTCGTCGTCGGAAACTGGAAAGCGCTGCCCACTCTAATGGCAACGAGGCGATAGAGTAGGAGGCTATGAGCCAGTCGACCTCCCCGGGCAGGGTGCCAGCCCCGCGCGCGAAAGGCGGCAAACCCGCCAGCGACAACCCCGTACTCCAAGCGCTCGGCGCCCAACTGGCGCAACGACGCCGCGACGCCGGGCGGCTCCAACAAGAAGTCGCCGACACCGCCGGGGTCTCCCGCTCGACACTGCACACTATCGAACGCGGCGGCGAGGGAGTGCGCTGGGAAAAAGTGCTCGCCGTGGCGAAAACCCTGGGCTTAAGCCCACAGTTCGTGGAGAGCGCGCCTGATTCTTTGGCGGACGGCTAGGGAAGCTCTGGGCCCTCGGGGTTCTCCGGGTTATCGTCCGGGCGGCGCTCTTTACGGCGGCGTTGTTCCGCCTCCCGCTGCGCGCGCTCCCGGGCTTCCTTCTCGCGGCGTTCCTTAAAGCGCTGCTTGTCGATGTTCCACAAAAACTCCTCATCATCATCCGGCCCCTTGATAGCCGGCGGTTCGGCGTTGTTGCGGCTCTTCCAACTCGACGGGCCGAAGGCCTTCCACAACAGCCAGATCGCGACGATGATCAACACCAACAGCAGAATGCGTCCCATGCATATCCCTCCTCGGTGCCAGGATACGTGGTTAGGGTTTCGAACTTTCGGTTGACTAGGGTGGAGCACTGTGAGTGAGCAGCAATCGAATCGCCCGCCCGAGCCCGACCCCGAGGCCCGCAAGCGCGCCAACCGCGCCGCACTGAAATACGGAGCGGCACGCCTGGGGCTGTTTCTCGGGCTCACGATCGTGATCCAATTGCTGGCCCTGCTGATCGGCGCGCCCGTCCCGCTGGTCATGTCCGCGCTGTTTGCCCTGCTCATCGCCTTCCCGCTGTCGATGCTGGTGTTCTCCGGGCTGCGCCAGGACGCGACCGCGGCGGTGGCGGAGTGGTCGCGGCAACGCCGCGAGCACAAGCAGTGGATCCGCAACGAGCTCTCGCAGCGGTAGGGGGCTGTTCGGTCTGGGGCGGTTCTGGTTTGGGCCGTTCTGGGGTCTGGCCTGGGTCCGGTAGCTCTGCTGGTCGCGGCGTGTTGTGCTGGCACTTTGGTGCCTGAGGTTTGCTGAGCGTGCGTTGGGGTGATGTTGCGCTATCGCTGGTCGAAATGAGGAGCATCTAAAGGAGTGCTGGTTTCGACCTCGTGGGACTCCTTTCGGGCCGACTCCTTTCGACCGGGCGTGCTAACGCCATACCGTTGTATGGCTGCTAGGGTGCCTGGCGTTCTGTAGGTCCGCTTTTCGGTGCGGGTCCGCGTTGCTGCTGCACAAACCCTTAAAGGAAGATGCTTGAGGGACGCGCCCTTCAAGGTTTTGCGTTGGTAGATGGCCTGATTTGCCGTCCTACAAGGTTCTTCCTTTAAGCATTTGTGTTTGAACGTCCCAGAGGGGCCCATGGAACTGACCGAAACCAGGCCTGGGCCCCGCATCCGCATAGCGCGCTATCGCTGGTCGAAATGAGGGGCATCTAAAGGAGTGCTGATTTCGACCCCGCGAGACCCCTTTAGGGGTGACTGAATTCGTTGAAGCGGAAGCGCACTAAGGCCTACGTTCGAGCGCGCTCCCGGAAACGCAGAGCGAAACCCTCCTGACCAGCGCAAACGCCCCAGGACCAGAACCAGACCAGAACCAGCCCAGAACCACCCCAGAACGCCAACCCCTACCGCCCGAACAGGAACGCGACCGCGAGCATCGCGGGCAGCGAGAGGAACGTGGTCAGAAAGACGGTGTCACGGGCGATGATTTCGCCGCGTCGGTAGGTGGCGGCGTAGTTGTAGACGTTCTGGGCGGTCGGCAAGGCGGACAGGATCACCGCCGCGTACATGAAGTCGCCGTCGATGCCCAGAACCAGGCAGCACAGCCAGGCGATAACCGGCATGCCCGCGACCTTCAGTGCCGTCGAGGTGATCACGGCCGGGCGGTCCGGTACGGAGCTCAGCACGCCGCCGACGGTCAGGGAGGCACCGAAGCTCATGAGGATCATCGGGATGGAAGCCCCGCCGAGGATGCGGATGGGCTCCAAAACGGGTTCGGGCACCCGCCAGCCCATCAGGGCGACAGCCAGCCCCGCGAACGAGGCCACCACCACCGGCGAGATCAACGCATTGCGCACCGACAACGTCACCGCCCGTCTGCGCGAGCCGTGGGCGACCGAGTCCTGGTCGGAGCCGAGAAACGCCAGGATGATCGGGGTGAACACTGCCATCTGCATCAGGAGGGTGGGGATGACGTGGGTGGCCTCGCCGAGGACGTAGATGGACACGGGGAGGCCTATATTCACCGAGTTGAAGTAGCTGGAGGCGGCGGCGCCCATGGTTGTGGTGGGGACGTCGCGTCGAAAAGCGAGGTTCGACGCCGCCACGTACAACCCTGCCGTCAGTGTCGTGGCCAGCGCCACCACCAGCACCACCGGGGAGAAGAAGTGCTGCGGGTCGGAGCCGACGACCGAGGAGAAGATCAGCGCCGGGGTGCAGGCATAGAACGCGACCCGGTTGAACATGAGGCGCGTCTCGCCCTTGGGGATGATCCCGCGGCGCGAGAGCAGCCAGCCGGTAGCGATGACGGCGAAGATGATCGCAAAGCCGGTGATGACATCGAGCATCTCAGCCTCCCAGCAGGAACATGACCGCGGCCGTCACCAGCGCCCACACCAGCATCGCCCGGCCGTTGGATCCGAGTACCGGGATGAGCTCGGCACCCGAGGCGGCGGAGTTCATCCGCCGGATCCCCGGCAGCGTCAAAGGCAGCGCCACCAGGCCGAGCAGCAGCCACGGCGAGGAGAAGGCGAACAGGACAGAAACCACGAAGGGCACGAGCGTCAGTGAGCTGAAGAGGAGGCGGGAGGGGCCGTCGCCGAGCGTGACTGCCAGCGTGATCTTGCCGGTGGCCCGGTCGGAGGGGATGTCGCGGATGTTGTTGGCGAGGTTCACGCTCGCGGAGATCGCGCCGATGGCGACGGCCGCCGCGAAGCCCACCCACGTCACCGTGCCGGCCTGCGTGTACTGGGTGCCCATGACCGCGACGAGGCCGAAGAAGATGAAGACCGCCACCTCGCCGAGGCCGCGGTAACCATAGGGATTCTTGCCGCCGGTGTAGAACCAGGCGCCGGCGATGCACACCGCACCAACCAGAATGAACCACCACGCCGAAAACAGCGAGAGCACGATGCCGGCGATACCGGCGACGGCGAAGGCGGAAAACGCCGCGTACTTCACGTGCTCCGGGCGGGCGAGGCCGCCGCCGGTCAGGCGCGCAGGTCCCGAGCGGTCCTCGTCGGTGCCGCGGATGCCGTCGGAGTAGTCGTTGGCGTAGTTGACGCCGATGATCAACGCCCAGGCGACGATGAACGCGAGGATGGCTTGCGGTAGCTGGAAACCGCCGGCATAAGCGGCGGTGCCGCTGCCGACGATCACGGGTGCGAAGGCATTCGCCCAGGTGTGCGGGCGTGCGCCTGCGATCCAGTCGGCGGCGGTGGCGGGGTACTTTTCGGCGGCGGACATGTCGGTATTGTCCCTCATGAGAAAAATCGGCGCTGCGTGGGCCTGGGCTCTCAGCGAAACCGCTAGGGTGAGAGGAATCTTCCAGGAGGTGATGGTGAGGCGTGTGGGTTGATTATGTCGTCAAGCAAGTGGCCACCGCTGTGCCCAATTTCCTGCGCTCGCTGCCGCTGATGCTCGATAATCGGCTCTCGCGCCGTCGGATCCCGCAGTCCTCGCCCGAGGACGTCATCATCTCGCTGACCAGCCACGGCGTCCGCCTGCGGCACGTCCACTTGACCATCGAGTCGATCGCGCGCGGCAACACCACCGCCCCGATCGTGCTGTGGCTCGACGACTGCGACTACGACTCGGAGTGGCCGCCGCAGCTGCGCCGCCTCGTCGAGCGCGGCCTGCAGATCAAGCGTTCCGACGGCCGCTTCGGCCCCCACACCAAATACTGGTGCACGTTCCGCGAGGTCGAGGGCACCGGCCGCCGCGTGGTCACCGTGGATGATGACATGATCTATCCCGAGTGGTTCCTCGAGCGCCTGCTGTTCATCGCGCAGCTGCGCTCGGATTGTGTCGTCGCCTACCGCGCGCACCGCATCGAGCTGCGCGACGGCGCGCTCTTGCCCTATCGCAAGTGGACGCCCGCGAACACCTCGGACGCGTCTTTCCTGCACTTCGCCACCGGGGTCTCCGGAGTGTATTACCCGGCGGCGTTTGTCACGCACACCGTCGCCCAGGGCGAGCGTTTCCTCGAGGTCAGCCCGCGCGCCGACGACGTCTGGCTCCACCTCATGGCCTTACGCTCCGGGCATCGGGTGCGCCAGGTCTTCAGCCGCCCGCGCAGCTTCGCGGTCAACCCGCCGGCGCAGCGCGACGCGCTCGTGCACGGCAATACCATGGGCGGCGGCAACGACGAGCAGATCGGCCGGGCCTACAGCGACGCCGACGTCGAGAGGCTCTGCGCCATCGCGAAAGAGGAGGATTAGATGATCGGTTTCGGAACCACCCAGCTCGTAGAGCACGCGGCGGCGGATGCGCCGCGTCGCGAAGACATGATCGCCCTGCTGCGCACCGCCGCCGCGGAGGGCGCGGCGATCATCGACACCGCCGAGGTGATCGGGCCCTATACCGTCGAAAAGCTCATCGGCGACGCCCTCGGTGACTGCGAGGTGCCGGTGGCCACGAAGTTCGGCTGGAACATCGTTCCCGAGGGCGGCTCCGACGGGCTGAACTCGCGCCCGGAGCACATCCGCGAGGTCGCGCACGCCTCGCTGCGCCGCCTGCAACGCGAGCGCATCGACGTCTTCTACCAGCACCGCGTCGACCCTGAGGTGCCCATCGAGGACGTCGCTGGCACGGCGAAGGAGCTTATCGACGAAGGCCTCATCGCCTCCTTCGGCCTCTCCGAAGCCGCGCCCGAAACCATCCGCCGGGCCCATGCCGAATGCCCGGTCGGCTACGTGGAAAGCGAGTACTCGCTGTGGGAGCGCGGCGTCGAAGACGAGATCCTGCCCCTGTGCCGCGAGCTGGGCATCCGCTTCGTGGCCTTCAGCCCGCTGGGGAAGGGCTTCTTCGCCGGCGGCAAGGCGAACGCCGAGTCCTCCTCGCCGCGGCTGCACCCGCAGAACTGGGAGGCCAACCAGCGCCTGCTCGAGCCGGTGCGCGAGATCGCGCAGGCACACGACGCCTCGAGCGCCCAGATCGCGCTCGCGTGGCTGGTGGCCAAGGACGTGGTGCCGATTCCAGGCACCACGAACGTCGAGCGCCTGCGCGCCAACCTCGCCGCCGCCCAGCTGAACTTGAGTGCGGAGGAGATCGCCCGCCTCGACGGGTTCGTCGACGACGGCGTCGCCGGCGCGCGCTACACCGACAAGCACCTAGGCTTCATCGACGGCTAGGCTTCAAAAAGCTTCGCGACGGCCCGCCGATCCACCTTCCCCGGGCCCGTCACAGGCAGCTTATCGAGATGGCGCACATCCTTCGGGACCTGCCAGCGGGGGAGGTGGGCGAGACCGTCGAGAAGCTCGGGGATCTCCGCCGTGCCGGTGTAGGCGGCGACGATCGCCTGACCGAAGCGGGGATGGGGGATGCCGACGACGCAGGCGTTGGCCACGCCGTCGATAAGCATCATCTCCCGCTCCAAGACCTCCGGGTGGAGCTTCATCCCGCCGGAGGTGATCACCGCGTCGAGGCGGCCGGTGACCACGAGGCGCTGGTCGCGGATTTCGCCGCCGTCGGAGGTCGCGAACCAGCCGGGCTCTGCGAAGGCCTCGTGGCCCGGGAGGTTGCGGTAGCCGTGGGCGATGGTGGCGCCGCCGAGGTGGATGCGCCCGCCGCGCACGCGCACCCTGGTATGCGCCAGGGGGCGGCCGTCGTAGACGCAGCCGCCGGCAGTTTCCGACGACCCATACGTCGTCACCACATTGATGCCCAGCTTTTCGGCTGCGCTTAAGAGCTTCGGGTCGGTCGCCGCCCCGCCGACGAGTACGGCATCGAAGCTGCGCAGCGCATCGATGCCGGCTAAGGTCTCCATCGCCTTATTAAGCTGCAGGGGCGCCAGCGAGGTGTAGATGCGATCGCCCGTGGCGCTGAGGCGCGCAGCTGCGTCGGCGAAGGCGTCGATGTGAAAGCCCTGCGAGACGTCCAGGCAGAGGGGCTCGGTGCCGGCGACGAGCGAGCGCACCAGCACCTGGATGCCCGCGATGTGGTGCGCCGGCATCGCCAACAGCCACTGGCCCGTGCCACCGAGGCGCTGGTGCGTATCGTCGGCGCTTGTCACCAGGTTTTCCGGGGTCAGCTGCGCGCCCTTCGGGGTGCCGGTGGAGCCGGAGGTAGCCACAACGAGGGCCACGGCGTCGTCGATAGGCTCGCCGGCGCGCTGGGAGTGGCGCAGGAGCTCGGTGCGCGTGGAATCGAACGCCGGGACCGGCAGGTAGGTGTGCCGCCCGCCGATCGCCTCCTCCAAGGCGGGCAGGACCGCGCCGGGGTCGTGCGGGTCGACGGGCAGGATGTCCAAGTGACGGCTCATAAACCCTGAATGTAGCGGCTTGCGCTGGAGTAGCATACTTGCGCATGGTGAAAGAAATACTGCGCGTGGCCTTCGCGGTGGTCGGTGTGATCGTCGGCGCCGGCTTCGCATCCGGGCAAGAGATTATCCAGTACTACGTGGGATTCGGCATCCCGGGGCTGTGGGCGGTGGTGATCTCGGCCATCGTGATGAGCCTGATCACCATGATCATCTTGCAGCTCGCGTCCTACTTCCGCGCCTCGGAGCACGGGGAGGTCTTCGACCACGTCAGCCACCCGATCTTTTCGAAGGTGCTGGACATCGGGGTCATTGTCACGCTCTTTTCGACGGGCTTCGTCATGTTCGCCGGCGGCGGCGCCAACCTCGAGCAGCAGTGGGGCCTGCCGGTCTGGGTGGGCGCGCTGTTGACGGTGGTGCTCGTGGTGTGCGCGGGGCTTCTCGACGTCCACAAGGTCACCACCGTCATCGGTTCCATCACGCCGTTCATCATCGCGTTTATCGTCCTGGCTTCGCTGTATGTGGTGTTCTTCGTCGACCACGCGCCCGTCGCGGAGCTCGATCGCACGGCCCGGGAGATCGGCTCGCCGCTGCCGCACTGGACGGTCGCGGCCGTCAACTACGTGGGCTTCAACCTCATGGTGGCGGTGAGCATGGCGATTGTCATCGGCGGCACGATGTTCAACCCGCGGGTCGCCGGGCGCGGCGGCTTCCTCGGCGGGCTTTTGTTTACCGGGCTGCTCGCGGTCAGCGCGGTCACGCTCTTCTTGGCGATCGACACCGTCGGCGACGATGAGCTGCCCATGCTCAGCCTCATCGACTCCATCCACCCGGTGCTCGGCCAGATCATGGCGGTGGTGGTCTACGGCATGATCTTCAACACTGCACTCGGCATGTTCTACGCGCTGGGCAAAAGGCTCTCGGCCGGGCGCCCGCAGCTGTTCTTCCCGATCTACCTGGCCACCGTGCTCGTCGGCTTCGGCCTGTCGTTTTTCGGCTTCACGACGCTCGTCGGCTACGTCTACCCCGTTCTCGGCTACTTAGGCCTGGTCCTTATCGCCGTGATGATCGTGGCCTGGGTGCGTCGCTATCGCTACATCGCCAGCGAATCCGACCGGCGCCTGCGCCTCGTCGACTTCTGGCGCGCCGGGCGCGAAGACGAGTTCCGCACCGAAAGCCACGGCTCCAACTTGAGCGCCGACCAGATCCGGGCCGGTATCGACGAGAGCTAGCGGCTAGTAGTAGTAGGGGAACTCATCCCAGTTGGGCGCCCGCTTCTCCAAAAACGCCTCCTTGCCCTCCACGGCCTCATCGGTCATGTACGCCAGGCGAGTGGCCTCGCCGGCGAAGAGCTGCTGGCCCATGAGGCCATCGTCGGTGAGGTTGAACGCGAACTTCAGCATGCGCTGGGCGGTCGGCGACTTGCCGTTGATCTCGCGGGCCATCGCGATCGCCTCTGTTTCGATCTCGCCGTGATCAGCGACGACGTTGACCGCGCCCATCCGCTGCATCGTCTCGGCGTCGTAGGTGCGGCCCAAGAAGAAGATCTCGCGGGCGAACTTCTGGCCGACCATCTTCGCCAGATACGCCGAGCCATACCCGGCATCAAAGGATCCGACATCCGCGTCGGTCTGCTTGAAGCGCGCCTCCTGCCGGGAGGCCACGGTCAGGTCGCAGACCACATGCAGGGAGTGCCCACCGCCCGCGGCCCAGCCGCCGACGACCGCGATGACGACCTTCGGCATCGTGCGGATTAGACGCTGGACCTCCAGGATGTGCAGGCGGCCGCCCTCGGCCTTGGTGCGCGCCTCGTCGATGCCGGAGGCGTCGGCGGTGGCGTCGTCATGCTCGTGCTCCCGGGCGTACTGATACCCCGAGCGGCCCCGAATGCGCTGGTCGCCGCCGGAGCAGAACGCCCAGCCGCCGTCCTTCTGGCTCGGCCCGTTGCCGGTGAGCAACACGGTGCCGACGGAAGGATCCCGCCGCGCATGATCCAGCGCCCGGTAGAGCTCATCCACCGTGTGCGGGCGGAAAGCGTTGCGAACCTCGGGACGGTCGAAGGCGATGCGGACGGTGCCGTCGGCGCGCGAGGTGCCGACGTGGCGGTGATACGTCAGATCAGTCAGATCCTCGAAGCCCTCGACCGGCGTCCACTGGGACGGGTCGAAGGGCTGTGCAGTGCTGTAGCTCATGCACTCCGAGTGTAGGTGGGATGTTTGGGTGAGTTGTTCGGGGTGGTGGTTGCATATTGCGTGAGCGCTGGTCGAAAGGAGGGGCATCTAAAGGAGTGCTGAATTCGACCTCGTGGGACTCGTTTCTATGAGGGTGAATTCGACCGGGCGCACGAAAGCGATACCGTTGTATTGCTGTTAGGGTGCCTGGCGTTCTGGAGGTCCGCCTTTTGGTGTGGGTTGGCGTTGTTGATGTGCAAACCCTTGAAGGAAGATGCTTGAAGGGCGCGTCCTTCAAGGCTCTTCCTTCAAGCATTTGTGTTCGAGTGTTGTGGGGTGGGCGTGAAGCTGGCTGTGGTCGGGGCCGGGTGCCCTGATTTGCATAGAGCGCTATCGCTGGCCGAAAGCAGGGCCATAGAAAGGAGTCCTGGTTTCGACCGCGCGGGACTCGTTTAGGGGCACCTCCTTTCGACCCGGCGTGCGAAAGCTGTAGCGATGCATGTTCGGCGGGAGCGTTCCGGTCTCCCAGCGCGCTTTTCGGCACGGATCCGAGTTGCTGCCGTCCCGAAACCAGGGCCGGGCACCCCTGTCCGCATGCCGCGCTATCGCTGGTCGAAAGCAGGGCCATAGAAAGGAGTCTCGCGCGGTCGAAAGGGCGCGTCCTTTCGACTGGCTGCTTTCGAAAAGCGCAAACGCACCATGAACCAACAGTCCGAAACCACCCGCGAAACCACCCGCGAAACCAGCCCACCACCCACACCCGCCTACACTCGAGACCCATGCAGCGTGTGGATATCCCTTCGGTCACCGAGATCCTCGAGCGCGCCTATGTCGTCTCGCTACCGATGGCGGTGCGTTTCCGGGGCGTCGATAGGCGAGAGGCCCTGCTCATCGACGGCCCCGCCGGCTGGGGCGAGTTCTCCCCGTTTCTGGAATACGACGCGCAGGAGTCCGCGGCGTGGCTGGCCTCCGGCATCGAGTCCGCCTTCACTGGCCTGCCCGCGCCGCG
Encoded proteins:
- a CDS encoding HNH endonuclease signature motif containing protein, producing MIVNEEGRAVLPAIPRAASADLVAEILNGDVRVHLLDNRGVHIMVSKPQRLVTDAQAQVLIALWNYQCAMPGCNHSRFIQFHHIKAHCDGGKTAVWNLIPVCSACHALITLGIVTVEIDHKRPGRINFEFPAGLRFASDNRSLPMRIEDASFVPIELPEEIDSFDDDALPALS
- a CDS encoding beta-phosphoglucomutase family hydrolase; translated protein: MSTLPTPAALVCDMDGVITHTAAVHAEAWKQMFDDALAKLAPDAEKFDISTDYLAYADGRTREDAVHAFMASRGVELSDDEITALGDQKQGYFEKALEESGVQVFDDAVHLVKRAREAGLPTALVTSSRNAERILQAAGLEKLFDVRVDGHDIINEKITGKPAPDSFLLAAERLNVRAAQCIALEDARSGVRAAFAAKYGLVIGVDRSDGDPDVAQGLFDAGADRVLADVSEIDFAFGFSEKHDTPRSTVFAIDGMNTDKLSDLETLFSTANGYWGTRANLPGTVDNGTHYPGSYLAGVFNRVHSDLTDSAGLVLESEHVPNIPDWTYLRVFDDKGAQLMPTTANILDSRLELDLRAGLSRRFLRVRADNGRRTRILIEQMTSIHRKHAAALRIVIAPENWQGEVSVRSAINGAVENRNVADDRALTTRHLTRAQGRHVDKHTTLVNTRTNQSDIAISIAARTDGLGEGTPFSEGELHGHDYTAAVYPHEPVSIEKIAAVFSSRDRAQSTPELQVCWELEQLGEFAALKRQHSLMWSAIWQVYDTSLPAGRTDALALRVNSFHILQSIVKVDSGMDAGLPARGLTAEGYRGHIFWDEQFVYPLLTSRRPELTRALLRYRHRRLPMARALASELGFRGAIFPWQSGSSGCEETPPVLYNPRMDAWMPDNSHHQRHVGLEVALSVWRYFQFTHDGIFMRDVGAELILDAARGYASMATYDAATGRYSVHHTMGPDEFHDGYPSAPGEGLTDNAYNNVLASWVMTKALEIYDYLDDVDAAVLRAHLNLTDEDLRRLDDVSRNLRLVFHDDGVLSQFDGYEDLEEFDWEGYREKYGNIGRLDLILAAEGDSPNNYKVSKQADVAMLFYVFAPDELADILDHMGYSLDEGAIQRTISYYRERTSDGSMLSQIVYAWAINGYSPNEAWPLYQQALEADIDNEAGSSTAEGIHTGVMAGTVDYVQRCLAGMSVRGRVLRLRPALPDAVDNVAFRIYYRGCPVQVKAAHERVEVRVEDDAKNPVTVEVNGDRRKLFPGDHVEFAVA
- a CDS encoding helix-turn-helix domain-containing protein — translated: MSQSTSPGRVPAPRAKGGKPASDNPVLQALGAQLAQRRRDAGRLQQEVADTAGVSRSTLHTIERGGEGVRWEKVLAVAKTLGLSPQFVESAPDSLADG
- a CDS encoding DUF4229 domain-containing protein; protein product: MSEQQSNRPPEPDPEARKRANRAALKYGAARLGLFLGLTIVIQLLALLIGAPVPLVMSALFALLIAFPLSMLVFSGLRQDATAAVAEWSRQRREHKQWIRNELSQR
- a CDS encoding AEC family transporter, with amino-acid sequence MLDVITGFAIIFAVIATGWLLSRRGIIPKGETRLMFNRVAFYACTPALIFSSVVGSDPQHFFSPVVLVVALATTLTAGLYVAASNLAFRRDVPTTTMGAAASSYFNSVNIGLPVSIYVLGEATHVIPTLLMQMAVFTPIILAFLGSDQDSVAHGSRRRAVTLSVRNALISPVVVASFAGLAVALMGWRVPEPVLEPIRILGGASIPMILMSFGASLTVGGVLSSVPDRPAVITSTALKVAGMPVIAWLCCLVLGIDGDFMYAAVILSALPTAQNVYNYAATYRRGEIIARDTVFLTTFLSLPAMLAVAFLFGR
- a CDS encoding 1,4-dihydroxy-2-naphthoate polyprenyltransferase, translated to MSAAEKYPATAADWIAGARPHTWANAFAPVIVGSGTAAYAGGFQLPQAILAFIVAWALIIGVNYANDYSDGIRGTDEDRSGPARLTGGGLARPEHVKYAAFSAFAVAGIAGIVLSLFSAWWFILVGAVCIAGAWFYTGGKNPYGYRGLGEVAVFIFFGLVAVMGTQYTQAGTVTWVGFAAAVAIGAISASVNLANNIRDIPSDRATGKITLAVTLGDGPSRLLFSSLTLVPFVVSVLFAFSSPWLLLGLVALPLTLPGIRRMNSAASGAELIPVLGSNGRAMLVWALVTAAVMFLLGG